The Centroberyx gerrardi isolate f3 chromosome 7, fCenGer3.hap1.cur.20231027, whole genome shotgun sequence genome contains a region encoding:
- the tmem98 gene encoding transmembrane protein 98 yields METVVIVAIGVLATIFLASFIALVMVCRHRYCHPHDLLHHFDSKPTVDLIGAMETQSEPSELELDDVVITNPHIEAILENEDWIEDASGLVSHCISILKICHTLTEKLVAMTMGSGAKVKAPASLSDIITVAKRISPRVDDVVRSMYPPLDPILLDARATALLLSVSHLVLVTRNACHMSGSMDWIDQSLHAAEDHMVVLREAALASEPERSIPGIDIQREQAI; encoded by the exons ATGGAGACGGTGGTGATTGTGGCCATTGGGGTGTTGGCCACCATTTTCCTGGCCTCCTTCATTGCCCTGGTGATGGTGTGCAGACATCGCTACTGCCACCCTCACGACCTGCTGCACCACTTCGACTCCAA ACCCACAGTGGACCTGATTGGAGCCATGGAGACCCAGAGCGAGCCGtcggagctggagctggatgaTGTGGTCATCACCAACCCTCACATCGAGGCCATCCTGGAGAATGAGGACTGGATAGAGGACGCCTC AGGTTTGGTGTCTCACTGTATCTCCATCCTAAAG ATCTGCCACACTTTGACTGAAAAGTTGGTTGCCATGACAATGGGCTCAGGTGCAAAGGTCAAAGCACCAGCCAGCCTCAGCGACATTATCACCGTGGCCAAACGCATCAGCccgag GGTGGATGATGTGGTGAGATCTATGTACCCTCCTCTGGATCCAATCCTCCTGGATGCCAG AGCCaccgccctcctcctctcagtcaGCCACCTAGTGCTGGTCACCCGCAACGCCTGTCACATGTCCGGCAGCATGGACTGGATCGACCAGTCGCTCCACGCGGCCGAAGATCACATGGTGGTTCTGCGGGAGGCGGCGCTGGCTTCTGAACCAGAACGAAGCATACCTGGAATagacatacagagagaacaGGCCAtctag